The Pyrenophora tritici-repentis strain M4 chromosome 3, whole genome shotgun sequence genome has a window encoding:
- a CDS encoding RNA exonuclease 3 produces the protein MWPSIPAYRSFASIACPSAATCELPNCIFSHDALKKTTARRSPVPVTTTYDREQNAKRLKLEDDVKERVVQDVPVPAKTKPDIFVDLTKDKATPAVKNATTVKTAPSKTHPMNDTPPALPSSATRPISPPPAATMAKAVINPDAPVALLPRKLNKEPANFTKRVTLLKALHGYMKPQNDKLLKAVKPEIRALHLSANQLNKLAVDEEEKIATSNPSVYENILKQRLMKLKTMTPEVWVKERREAMAKQSGEPAKKPPPKKVHTGLTPKEEVTFLSVLKCPQEGLDAHGYVTKLPADADLTETHSALELADCWEQCDRCSTRFQVFPERREEDGMFTTGGECKYHWGKRIFPKKSRGAPAEPTRLTCCSAEVGSPGCTTHDTHVYSVKNSKRLSLIMPFIETPENEKVPEKSAVCFDCEMGYTTNGLEMLRLTAISWPQHKPLVDVLVRPLGHLLDVNTRFSGITMDQFVNAKPYDPENPKPIRKDLRIVESPYVARDLFLSHVSPQTPVVGHALENDLNTIRLIHPNIIDTVLLFPTRQGLPFRHGLRKLAKDYLEEDIQQGGAAGHDSFEDARTTGELVRFKVKEKWQLMKAEGWEIRDDGVHPPIPAEAPPKHAPSAPSMVPEAKMAVLEGAPAVKRKIEEDGTLNKLPAKKLEEE, from the coding sequence ATGTGGCCCTCAATACCCGCATACAGGAGCTTCGCAAGCATAGCATGTCCATCGGCAGCAACTTGTGAGCTACCCAACTGCATCTTCAGTCATGATGCGTTGAAGAAAACTACGGCACGGCGCTCCCCAGTACCAGTCACAACAACATATGATCGCGAGCAAAACGCTAAGCGCCTGAAGCTCGAAGACGATGTCAAGGAGCGTGTGGTTCAGGACGTTCCCGTGCCTGCCAAGACAAAACCGGATATCTTTGTTGATTTGACCAAGGACAAAGCAACCCCAGCAGTCAAAAATGCGACTACAGTCAAGACAGCACCTTCAAAAACACATCCCATGAATGATACACCTCCTGCGCTCCCGTCGTCTGCGACGCGGCCAATATCACCACCCCCCGCTGCAACCATGGCCAAAGCTGTTATCAATCCCGATGCTCCAGTCGCTCTATTGCCACGCAAACTAAACAAAGAGCCGGCAAACTTCACTAAGAGAGTCACTCTCCTCAAAGCGTTACATGGTTATATGAAACCGCAAAACGACAAGCTGCTCAAGGCAGTCAAGCCTGAGATAAGAGCTCTGCACTTGTCTGCAAACCAACTCAATAAGCTGGCAGTcgacgaggaagagaaaATAGCTACATCAAACCCTTCAGTATATGAGAATATTCTGAAGCAGCGGCTAATGAAACTCAAGACCATGACACCAGAAGTATGGGTCAAGGAAAGGCGGGAGGCTATGGCTAAGCAGAGTGGAGAGCCAGCAAAGAAGCCACCGCCCAAGAAAGTTCATACAGGACTGACACCGAAAGAAGAAGTCACGTTCCTCTCTGTCCTCAAGTGCCCACAGGAGGGTCTGGATGCGCATGGTTATGTTACGAAACTGCCTGCAGACGCTGATTTGACCGAGACACATTCAGCACTCGAGTTAGCTGATTGCTGGGAACAATGTGACCGCTGCAGCACTCGCTTCCAAGTATTTCCGGAACGAAGGGAAGAAGACGGTATGTTTACAACAGGAGGAGAATGCAAATATCATTGGGGCAAACGCATCTTTCCTAAGAAGTCAAGAGGTGCTCCCGCAGAACCAACCCGCTTGACTTGCTGTAGCGCCGAAGTGGGTTCACCCGGCTGCACTACCCACGACACTCATGTCTATAGCGTCAAAAACTCCAAACGACTTTCCCTCATCATGCCGTTCATCGAGACGCCAGAAAATGAAAAGGTTCCTGAGAAATCGGCTGTTTGCTTCGACTGTGAGATGGGTTATACCACCAATGGCCTAGAGATGCTTCGTCTGACGGCCATATCATGGCCACAGCACAAGCCACTCGTGGATGTTCTGGTTCGTCCTCTGGGTCATTTGTTAGACGTCAACACCCGTTTCTCTGGTATTACCATGGATCAATTCGTCAACGCCAAGCCCTACGACCCGGAAAATCCCAAGCCTATCCGCAAAGACCTCCGCATCGTTGAGTCACCGTATGTAGCACGCGATCTCTTCCTTTCCCACGTCTCTCCCCAGACACCGGTCGTAGGTCACGCCCTGGAAAACGACCTCAACACTATCCGCCTCATCCATCCCAACATCATCGACACCGTTCTTCTGTTTCCAACACGCCAAGGCCTGCCTTTTCGCCATGGTCTGCGCAAGCTCGCAAAAGACTACCTTGAAGAAGATATTCAGCAGGGCGGGGCCGCCGGACACGACAGTTTTGAGGATGCTCGAACCACAGGCGAATTAGTTAGGTTCAAGGTCAAAGAGAAGTGGCAGCTTATGAAGGCGGAAGGATGGGAGATAAGGGATGATGGTGTACATCCGCCTATACCCGCCGAGGCTCCGCCAAAGCATGCTCCGTCTGCTCCGTCCATGGTACCAGAGGCCAAGATGGCGGTCCTTGAAGGGGCTCCAGCAGTCAAAAGGAAGATTGAGGAGGATGGAACTCTTAATAAGCTTCCGGCTAAGAAGCTGGAGGAAGAGTGA
- a CDS encoding Pcc1 multi-domain protein: protein MASQPDWNATEFPCTLTLHIPFPSTHLASTALRALSVDAELSPLVWRSFSLTTPSNSTSDPAPSNPNSTNSDAETSVLKVNYAATTNRMLRVAVNGFIESIGVVIGVMKDLDTDVVYEATREGLDGVQGLKVG from the exons ATGGCAAGCCAACCAGACTGGAACGCAACCGAATTTCCCTGCACTCT AACCCTCCACATCCCCTTCCCCAGCACACACCTCGCCAGCACCGCCCTCCGCGCCCTCTCCGTTGACGCAGAACTCTCACCCCTCGTCTGGCGCTCCTTTTCCCTCACCACCCCCTCCAATTCCACATCGGACCCCGCACCCTCAAATCCCAACAGCACCAACTCCGACGCCGAAACATCAGTCCTCAAAGTAAACTACGCTGCCACCACAAACCGCATGCTACGTGTCGCTGTAAACGGCTTCATAGAAAGCATCGGCGTTGTTATCGGCGTGATGAAGGATTTGGATACGGATGTTGTTTATGAGGCGACGAGAGAGGGGCTGGATGGGGTGCAGGGGTTGAAGGTGGGGTGA
- a CDS encoding CHAD domain containing protein, with amino-acid sequence MLAPRKRPMPLFLLTVLVLIGIWYHHRDTDRVYLQWMSSIEARPIKIPANRTLGFGAVIVVSKEGSPRREPLLQAANVTDFDITIPEQPAWTEGDVQRFINGQDNAVKGSILAWLGHHNALRWFLASGLETALILEDDVDFDIRLRSVQIPLAASAARRLLPPAPNQHPFVNYASNRTQYWGDQEAWDLLYLGHCGDYFDIVDDDGPKTDRQDYNLTAMPHVLYEDPTMPSWLNLHPFTQSLFRLLGMPERNRVMHRSKFPLCSFGYAVTRPAAERLLNDLAPPKLKKDGARAFDVALLHACNKGENTPSPTPEWQRPNADPKMRSKYPSPGLRCWTLNSELFHHMPGRSEIDSLSEASGEKPGPPPVDRAAEFQVFYRNETTNIDCGFWSGAFSFEKDDLERLHYLQEKVGREGLCLKEGKPQDDIDYPDYPPQKTMDY; translated from the exons ATGCTTGCTCCCAGGAAGCGGCCTATGCCGCTGTTTCTACTCACAGTCCTGGTCCTCATCGGAATATGGTACCACCATAGAGACACGGATCGCGTATACTTGCAGTGGATGTCGTCGATTGAGGCGCGCCCTATAAAGATCCCCGCGAATAGAACTTTAGGCTTCGGCGCCGTTATCGTCGTATCCAAAGAAGGCTCGCCGCGCCGCGAGCCGCTCTTGCAAGCCGCAAACGTCACCGACTTCGACATCACCATTCCGGAACAGCCTGCCTGGACCGAAGGCGACGTCCAGCGCTTCATCAACGGTCAGGACAACGCCGTCAAAGGTTCTATATTAGCGTGGCTAGGGCACCACAACGCCCTGAGGTG GTTTCTCGCTTCTGGCCTAGAGACGGCTCTCATTCTCGAAGACGACGTCGACTTTGACATTCGCCTGCGCAGCGTCCAGATACCTCTCGCAGCAAGCGCTGCCCGTCGCCTCCTTCCCCCGGCCCCCAACCAACATCCCTTTGTAAACTACGCCAGCAATCGCACCCAGTACTGGGGAGATCAGGAGGCATGGGACCTACTCTACCTCGGCCATTGTGGCGACTACTTTGATATcgtcgacgacgacggccCCAAGACTGATCGCCAGGATTACAACCTCACCGCTATGCCACATGTCCTCTACGAGGACCCTACCATGCCCTCATGGCTAAATCTGCATCCCTTCACACAGTCGCTATTCCGCCTCCTGGGCATGCCCGAGCGCAATCGAGTTATGCACCGCTCCAAATTCCCCCTCTGCTCCTTCGGATACGCCGTTACCCGCCCCGCCGCCGAACGACTTCTCAACGATCTTGCGCCACCAAAACTGAAAAAGGATGGCGCGCGCGCCTTTGACGTAGCCCTTCTCCACGCCTGCAACAAGGGAGAGAATACACCCTCGCCTACACCCGAGTGGCAGCGGCCCAATGCAGACCCCAAAATGCGCAGCAAATATCCAAGCCCTGGTCTGCGCTGCTGGACGCTCAACTCGGAGCTATTCCATCACATGCCTGGACGCAGCGAAATCGACTCACTCTCGGAGGCGTCAGGAGAGAAGCCCGGCCCCCCGCCAGTAGACCGTGCGGCCGAATTTCAGGTCTTCTACCGGAACGAGACAACCAATATTGACTGTGGATTCTGGAGCGGCGCCTTTTCATTTGAAAAAGACGATCTCGAACGACTCCATTACCTGCAGGAGAAAGTCGGGCGTGAAGGACTCTGTCTCAAAGAAGGCAAACCACAAGATGACATCGACTACCCCGATTACCCACCGCAGAAGACCATGGACTACTGA
- a CDS encoding hydrolase (HAD superfamily) produces MNSASKPPKAILFDIGGVVLKSPFQAILDYEIENKIPVGYINFAIQKGPHDTGAWQLIERGEVELNDDWFASFKQQLSRPEVWSEYFQRLAQQESAGGGQATAGGKPTVPEIDAKKLFWRMMKLSRAPDPYMYPALRKLGQSGRFVLGAFSNNVTFPAGILDDEGELYTKDIIHPPAPNPYANDSGDITKCFDIFLGSAAVGVRKPDPEAYKLAVREMDKIARERGMGIVTAEDTLFLDDIGINLKFAKKTGLRTIKVNLGKTKDAVKELEAAVGIPLLDDKARL; encoded by the exons ATGAATTCTGCATCAAAGCCACCCAAGGCCATCCTTTTCGACATTGGCGGGGTAGTC CTCAAAAGCCCCTTCCAAGCAATCCTCGACTACGAGATCGAAAACAAGATACCCGTTGGCTACATCAACTTCGCGATCCAAAAAGGGCCCCACGACACAGGAGCATGGCAGCTCATCGAGCGCGGCGAAGTTGAACTGAACGACGACTGGTTCGCTTCGTTCAAACAACAACTATCGCGACCGGAAGTATGGTCCGAGTACTTTCAGCGCCTCGCACAACAAGAAAGCGCTGGAGGCGGGCAGGCGACTGCCGGTGGCAAGCCGACGGTCCCTGAAATTGATGCGAAGAAGCTGTTTTGGCGTATGATGAAGCTCAGCCGTGCACCGGATCCATACATGTATCCTGCGCTGCGAAAGCTAGGGCAAAGCGGCAGGTTTGTTCTTGGTGCTTTTAGCAACAACGTCACCTTCCCCGCCGGTATCCTGGACGATGAGGGAGAGCTGTACACCAAGGATATCATTCATCCCCCTGCGCCGAACCCGTATGCGAATGATTCCGGGGACATTACAAAGTGTTTCGACATATTCCTTGGCTCCGCGGCGGTCGGTGTGAGAAAACCAGATCCAGAGGCGTATAAGTTGGCGGTGAGGGAGATGGATAAGATTGCGAGGGAGAGGGGCATGGGAATTGTGACGGCAGAAGATACGCTGTTCTTGGATGATATCGGTATCAATCTGAAGTTTGCTAAGAAGACGGGGTTGAGGACTATCAAGGTGAATCTGGGCAAGACAAAGGATGCTGTCAAGGAGTTGGAGGCGGCGGTGGGGATACCGTTATTAGACGACAAGGCTAGGTTGTAA
- a CDS encoding Transformer domain containing protein: MVQSLIEETELQVEETDLQWIKSKPDTKFLFKEKKLAKIVVKLPEESTRKVWTKPDDPIMGETLAEEKDLQWTKTKPDTKFLFKEKKSATIVVKLPPRS, translated from the coding sequence ATGGTCCAGTCACTTATCGAGGAGACGGAGCTGCAGGTTGAGGAAACGGACCTGCAGTGGATCAAGTCGAAGCCTGACACCAAATTTCTGTTCAAGGAGAAGAAGTTGGCCAAGATTGTGGTCAAGTTGCCTGAGGAGTCAACTCGGAAGGTGTGGACGAAGCCTGATGACCCAATCATGGGTGAGACTCTTGCCGAGGAGAAGGATTTGCAGTGGACCAAGACGAAGCCAGACACCAAATTCCTGTTCAAGGAGAAGAAGTCGGCTACGATCGTAGTCAAGCTGCCTCCGAGGTCTTGA
- a CDS encoding methyltransferase — translation MSSEADEEGLDLFQEPTGFYEPEKQATFASHQLLSGKELTVRLVGHNPLWGHFLWNAGRIISAYLEERAGELVKGRTILELGAGAGLPSLVCALNGAAQTVVTDYPDAELVENLRYNIDHCELLSQPPKIVAEGYLWGASIEDLTKHLTDKSGFDVLILADLLFNHSEHGKLIKTVQLTLKKSPASRAYVFFTPYRPWLYEKDLAFFTLAKESGFTVTKTFEHVMDKVMFEEDPGDELLRRTVFGYELSWEALN, via the exons ATGTCTTCAGAGGCTGATGAGGAGGGCTTGGACCTGTTCCAAGAACCCACGGGTTTTTATGAACCAGAAAAGCAGGCGACGTTCGCGTCTCATCAACTGCTTTCCGGTAAGGAGCTCACTGTTCGACTTGTGGGACACAATCCGTTGTGG GGTCACTTCCTGTGGAATGCGGGGCGGATTATCTCCGCATATCTTGAAGAGAGAGCAGGGGAGCTCGTAAAAGGCCGAACAATACTCGAACTTGGCGCTGGAGCCGGGCTTCCCAGCCTTGTCTGTGCTCTGAATGGTGCTGCCCAGACAGTTGTCACGGACTACCCAGATGCCGAATTGGTTGAAAACCTACGGTACAACATTGACCATTGCGAACTTTTGTCTCAGCCGCCCAAAATTGTAGCAGAG GGCTATCTTTGGGGTGCATCTATCGAAGACTTGACGAAACATCTGACTGATAAGTCCGGCTTCGATGTACTCATCTTGGCCGATCTCCTCTTCAACCACTCAGAGCATGGCAAACTTATCAAGACTGTGCAACTGACATTGAAGAAATCACCGGCATCGCGAGCCTACGTCTTCTTTACTCCCTATCGACCATGGCTTTACGAAAAGGACTTGGCCTTTTTCACTTTGGCCAAAGAGTCTGGTTTCACCGTTACCAAGACATTTGAGCATGTCATGGACAAGGTAATGTTCGAAGAAGACCCAGGA GATGAGCTTCTCCGCCGTACTGTCTTTGGCTATGAGCTGAGTTGGGAGGCGCTGAACTGA